The Lolium rigidum isolate FL_2022 chromosome 2, APGP_CSIRO_Lrig_0.1, whole genome shotgun sequence genomic interval AAATAAataaactttttttttgtctatTTATGGAATATATTTTTGTGTCTTCTGTTTATGAGATATTAGTTTCTGTGCTATCTACTCAATAAGGTATCTGACTGACTACATATTTTGCAATGATTTCTTGTTTTTTCATTTTGCATGTTGCGAGTAAAATTAGCACAGTACTCACCCTGCGTATGCACTTGTAAACAAGAAATGAAACCGCAGCACCCATCAATGGAGAAATAACCCAGGATGAAGATACTCTAGCCAAGGAGCTCCAGAAAACTGCATTGACCCCTCCATATACCAGTCCAAAACCAACCATGGCGCCAACAATACAATGTGTAGTTGACACAGGCCAGCCGTAAGAGGAAGCAACCTAAGAAATAGAAACTGGTAATTCAAACAGATGCTTATGAATGTTAATATGCTACATTTTCAATCCTGTCAAGCCAAGTGCACTGTTATAGATGCATTAGATTTGGATTATGAAAGATATTTTTTGGCCACATGCTAATCACATTGAATTTTCACTCAATTATATCAATATCATAACTCCATTGCAAAAATAttaccaaataatgcaatcagtgATTCACCTTGAATAATGCAAAGAAGTGTCTTACTCAGCATAGTAAGTCTTAGTTAATGTTGTACTAATTTATTGATTCTGTACTTTCTCTAGTTTAAATAATTGTTCAAAGTTTAGATATCAACCTTTGTTAATTGGAAGTGAGGCGCACATGAATTTTGCACTGATGATCCTGAATTTCCCTATAACTGGatcccaaaaataaaaatgcatTTCTATATCAACTAGGCTAAAACCATGAGTTATTTAGTTAAATGTTGAATCTGTTTTCTCTTTGCTGAGTTGTTACTTCTTATTGTAAAAGGTTCTCGTGCATTATATTATAGGATTTGCCAGTACTCCACCAGACTCTACAAGTGCCTAGGTTTTCCCTGTTTGATAGATGAAGCTATTCTAGTGCCATAAATATGCCACTGAGGATGTCTTAGATCTTTTTTTAGACTGAAGCTGGGGGAAGCTTCAATAATTTCATGATGCTGATAGAACTAAGGGACTGGGTTATCTGATTGGCATGATATAGCAAACCTGAAAATGGTTATTGGGGATGGAATGTTACCTGCAACCATGTACCAGCAGCAGCAAGGGAGGACAGCAATCCAGCGAAGAGCAGAGGATCATTTCCTTGGAAGACAGACGTGACGAGGATGCCCTTCTGCATGGTGCTGGTGACATGGGTACCCATAAGGAATGCACCAGAGAACTCTAGCACAGCTGCAGTCAGCACTGCCTGCCGGAGTGTCAGAGCTCCAGATCCTACTGACGTCCCCATGGCGTTTGCCACATCATTCGCTCCGATATTCCATGCCATGTAGAATCCTGACAACAGGGTCAGATAGGCCAACACCTTCATTTTGGTCGTCCCATGAAAGATCAGCGAGCGCATCGCCAGTGGCACGGTCAGAGCTGCAAATGCAATCACCACGGATATTGAAATCGCCATCCGTGGTGAAATATGGAATGCCTTTGCCATCTCTGACAGCTCGGATCCCCCGTTCTGCTCCTCCGAGGCATCTGGTTTTGCGCTGGAGCCATCGTCAGCATTTGCAAATGAGGATAGTGTGGCGCGTGGAAGCCCCAGGCGCGAGCTCACTGTCACTTTGACCAGAGGGAAGCGCCTCGGACAGTGAATGCTAGGTGGCAGCTGGGCGGCAGGGCGATGGAGCAGGAGAGCGGCAGCCGCAGCTCGCCCCCCTGCTCGAGCATGTGCACGTGCAATGGAAAAGAAAGGAGAAGATTGAGACATGGAGTGGCAGAAGGAAAAACCAGGGGGTGACGAGTACAGAAGCACGATGAAGAAAGAGGATGAGATGATTAAtggggaggagaagaggaaggagaagcggTGGCCATAGGAGCGTGCTGGAAGAAGTGAGCATCGTTATGTGGATGGAAGGAAGAGCTTGCTTTCTGTGGTGGCCCAGCTCAGGCTGGGACGAACGAGTGGTGGGAAGGAATGAGTGGTGCAAGGGGATATCGGCGAGATTCCTGCCTAATCCATAATCTGAGGTTGCAGCTGACTGACTGTTTTCAGTTGCAGGGATCGTTTGGACCTCCCTTCCGTTCCCTCCAGCCTGTTTGTTCTGATGATCTGAGTACATGTCTCTTCCTGTTGTTTTGATTCTTTAATGTGGCGTTCAGCTTGGCATTCACATCTTCTAGGGATGTTGGATTTTGAAGTCTTCTGCAGATATTTCTTCTGTTCCTTATGTGGTTTCTTATCTGGTGCTAGATTAAGTAAATTCCTGAATGTCACAAGTATTTTACTGTTCTTACTGCTGATGTGTGCTTGTGTTACCACATACTCCATCCATTCCTAAAAGGATGttggagatttgtctaaattcagtTGTATCTACAgatatatatctaaatttagacaaatttgcgACAACCTTTTATATAGAGGTTGTACTATACATTTACTAGTACCAGAGATATTTACAGATAATAATGCACATGAGTGTTGCGTGGAGTGATGGACTTTTCTGTGAGTATTCTTTCACCTTGCGGGAATTTCTTGAACAAAACAACTGTAGTCCAGGTTTATGATGCTGCATTGTGATTTCCTTTTGCCATTTTGCTCTAGTAAATCGGGGCGTTGCTGTGCTACTAGCCAAGGAGTCAAGGACCACAGGGGGAAAACCAACCACGTCCACTTGTGCTCCAAACGGCTGCCTATAGGAATCATCGGCGTCCTTGTCCTTTGAGGCTCGGATCAGATCATCAGATATGAGATACCTGAGCTTGTCTTCTTCTGCTTCGTGCTGTATAGccttctttttctctcttctgAAATACTCTGAGTTCGGTACGTAATAATTTCAAAATCTTGGAGATTTGGACAAGAAACTTCTTCCATTGTCTCTCGCTGATCGTTCTGGCCACATATTCCTGCTAGCCTGTGCGCTGTGAGCAAATTACTTATTTTAAGGATTAGTTCAGTATAACAGTTGCTTTTAATCTACTGTTTCCGACCTGTAAACTTATAGATAGCTTCTTTTCGGTTTCCATAGACTGGAATATTTCGCTGAAATTGCATTCTTTTCAACTGAACTTTGTTTCGTAACACTAGCATGGCATCGCGAAATTGAAAATGCCAAACCGAACATAACAGCTCGGAGTCCATGTGTGAGATGGCATCTACTCCCCCCGTTTCTATTCAATCAACGCGAGGGAGACAAGACTAATGAACAAATAACATGTTGATTGAAGTCAATTAAATCCGAACAAAGGTAGTACGTGTGCTAGAGTGCTAGGTGAAGGCCCAGATGTGCATACGTCCAAGAAGCCTCGTCTTGGACTCTTTGCCTACTATTTTTCTGGGCTGGCATGCTCTTGGGATCTTGGTCATTTTGCTAGATCTAGTTTGTTCTCTCAATCTTCACCCATTCCAATCAGTTCTCAAACCCAATTCATCATTTTTTTCCTCCAACAACTTGGATATATGTTTTTTTCACTTTGCCAGCATGCACGCTGCTGCCCGAGCTCACCATGGGAGACAAAAAAGAAACCACTTGGCACTGACCTCCATGAATCGTAGGTTGACACACCTTGTTTCTCCTGGACCTCGTTCCCTTGTTGTCTCCAGTGATGCAAGGGGATCACATAGGATGTTACTGTGGACCAGGGGTGGAGAGTATGGATTTAGTGTGGAGACTAAAGAGGAAATTGCAGAAGCCACAAACTATTGTTGTCATCACAAATTGCAGAAGCCACCTGCACCATCCACAATGGAAAGTCTGTTTTCTTTTGGCATGACACATGGTTACTCCCAGAACCCCTAGCCACTGCCTTCCCAGCTCTATACTCCCACCACACCCAAACCCATGCATTGGTATGTGATATTGTGCAAAATGGAATTTCTAATGGCCTGCAGTGTAGACTAACTAATGCTGCGGCAGAGCAacttgtctctctctctctctctaatctTTTGCAGGATGGTAGGCTATCGGATGCACATGACACGAGATTACTGCTAGATGGATCTCCTTTCTCCACCAACGGCGCATACCTGCACCTCCAGTCCCAGCTCGAAGACCCTGAGGTCACTCCAATATGGAAGTTAAGAGTTCCCAGGACGGTGAAGGTGTTTGGGTGGCTACTACACCTAAACAGGCTCAACACTAGGGCCAACCTGTTGCACAAACACATCATCGACTCAGCAGCATGCCCGCGATGCCAGGCACAGGTGGAGGACCGAGCACATCTATTCTTCCATTGCCCCTACTCAGCAGCTATATGGAGACAACTCGGAATTCTACCAAATATTTTTGAATTCCCAGACATATGGGACACCCCGCTCCCTAATAACCTACCTCCATCTGTCTGGAGCTCGGTTGCCTTAACCATACTTTGAAAGAATTGGGACTCAAGGAACGCCAAAGTATTCAGAGATATAGACCACACTCCAGCCTTGACAGTTAGAAACATCATTTCAGATTTCACCCTTTGGTCACACCGCTTTAAGCAAGCGGAAATTAGGGTGGACGCCGATCTGTGGCGTGACCACCTATCCACATGTAACCTTTAAACTCTATGGAaagcaatatattcaggtggggatcctccccccccccccccgttgaAAGCTTAAAAAACACATTGCGAAGAAAAAGTTAATTGCGTATTTTGCACAACAACTACAACTATAGTTGGTGGCTTCTGCAATTTCATTGGGGCCTCACCGTCGCCTATAAATAGGGGTTTGACATAGGAGGCTTGTCACCGTTAAAGTTTTCTCTTTGTGCCCCGAGGCTTAGATAGAAGGACAATGCCAAGCGGGGAGGAATGGTGGTGATGATTTTGCATGAGGGCGGTGACATCCTATGGGCGAAGAAAGATGGAACCCCCGTAAATCATGAGGAGGCTACAGGAGGTGCATCCATTCGCGATATGAGCGAAAGTGTCAATAGAGGTGGATGGGACAATGATATCCACACGAGGCAGCTGAGGATAACATAAGCAATGGTCATGGATATGGTGGTGGCACTTATGTTTATTGCCAATACATGCATGCTCGTAGCAAATGGAGTTGGTCAGATCAAATTTGGGCTTGCACAATAAATATCTAGTTATCCAAATGCAACATTTGTGCAGTTAATTCAAAGACAAGTGTGCACATATAAATAGTGGTAGACCTAGAGGAAAACTGACCGAGTCCTCGTGAAAATAAGTAATTTTTCTCAATAAAATTAGGGTGTCGCGTTTCGTTTGTACATATACTATATCAGATATGGTTTCCATGCTCCGATGGATGATTTTCCGGTATCACAGTATCAAGCTAGAACGGTTTCAATTTGTTGGACGGGAAAGAAACCTCATCTTTTGGTGCACACTAACCGATGGAGTTTTTTGAACCACAAGACCAGAAAACCACCCGACCTTGTGGGTATGTAACAGTTTTCGGTACACCCTATTGAGTGGACTGGACTACGTCCTTGCATACATATGAATATTTAAGTCTTGAATTTGAATTACATTGcaagtttttttttataaaaaaaacaagacaaaaatgtgTTGTTTCATTGATCAGTAAGTAGTTTTAGAAAAAAAAGGCCTAGGATAAGTCCTACTACTTCATACAAAGCCTACTCTTTGGAAATGACATTAGCCTATAATAATTAAGCCATGCTAAGATCCAATTCCTCATCTTTGATCTTTATACTGATGGTAGCCACCTTAGATGCATGGTGGTGGGAAAAAAATCATGTCACACTCCTTCCAAATTCCCAAGAGATTAGCATGATCAAAGAAGTTACTGCCTTCCTAGCTCCACTTCTATAGAAAGTGTCTTTTGCCTATCACTCATTGGCGCAAGATTTATTTTCCCAAAGAGCCATAGGCATGCCATGGCCTCCAATCCAAGATAGAACAGTTGTtcatacactggtggaaaaagggcctttggtcgcggttcgcaactgccattagtcgcggttgcgcaaccgcgaccaaagtagcgcgactaaaggccctctcctttagtcgcggtcgtttacgaaccgcgactaaaggcccgNNNNNNNNNNNNNNNNNNNNNNNNNNNNNNNNNNNNNNNNNNNNNNNNNNNNNNNNNNNNNNNNNNNNNNNNNNNNNNNNNNNNNNNNNNNNNNNNNNNNCCAAATTAAGCTATAGATCGGAAAGGAAAGCTAGTGGAATGCTTGATTGGATCGGGGTACGCACCGAATACAGGCGAGTAGATGGCGAAGAGCTTGGCGAGGCATCCGCCGGCGAGGAGGCCGAGGCCGAGCTTCTTGGGCTCGATCTTCATGGGGGCCCCATCTTCATGAGCCGCGGCGGCAGCCTCCGCTCGCCGGCCCCGCCCGGGAGCTTGTACGACatctcagagagagagagagcaaatgCGGGGGTCAAAGGAgaggagagagagtgtgtgtgtgttgtggggTTGCGGTGTACTCTGTTCCGTGTCTGGTGTCTCTGTGCTGTGGTAGAGAAGCAGCTGACGAGAAAGGAAGAGAAGAGCTGTCCCGATCCCTTTGACAACGAGACATGAACAATACGTGTACCAACTTTTTCTCACTCCTTCTCGGCAACAAAAAAAACCATGTGactgtttccttttttttcttcaacAATAAATAATTCAATCTTATGCAATATAAAAAAAGGGACTGCTGAGCGTCCCGGGATTAGATTTCTAATCCCCGGTGGACAGCCGTTGGATTAGCTCGATTGGACCGTCCAGATCGTGACACGTGTCATAGTATACTTCAGTCCCACTTTTGCTACTATAATGTATCAAAGTAGCAAAAAAGGTGACCCAATTGTAGCAAAAAACGATTCATCCAAAATACACACAGATCTCGTCGGAGACTCGTCGGAGACCTCGCCGAAGACGATGTAGCAAACATGTTGTACTATTGTAGCAAAGAAATTATGGTATTGTAGCAAAACCTACTCTATCGGAGACCTCGCAAAGAAAACTCGCCGGAGATGTCACCCAGGAACTCGCCGGAAACCTCACCGGAGACATGGTAGCAAAAAAAATGCtaaagtagcaaaaaaaaaaacacaaaaattgtAGCAGCTTTTTTTTCCTATTGTAGCAACATCGGCGAAATAGAAGTACCGCCGTCGAGTCCTCGTAGCACCGTGCTTGCAGCAGCTCCATCGCCGTTTGTAGCGGTGACGGCGGTGGATGGCTTGTAGTGGTTCCGGCACCATTTGTAGCGGCGACGACGATGGACAGCTTGTAGCAGCTCCGGCGCCTTCTATTGCAGCGACGGTGGCCTTCTGTAGCAACGCCGGCGAACTTCTGTAGCAGCACCGACGACCTTGGGTAGCAATGCCGGCGAACTTCCGTAGCAGCGCCGACGGACTTGTGTAGCAGGAACGACGGCCTTCTGTAGCGGCAACATCGACCTTCTGTAGCAGGGACGCTCGCAGCAGCGCCGCCCTAGGCAGGGACTCGCGAGATCGTCGCCGGCGGCAGGGCTTTGGCGTGGCGGATCTCGCGAGGTTGTCGCTGGCGGCAGGGACCAGGAGGCGCTTGGGGGAGCGGGAGCGAAGCGCCGGGCGGAGTTCGACGGTGTGGACCACCTGGAGGCGCGCTTGATCGTCGCCGGCGGTAGGGGCCGCGACATGGGCAGGAGGTGCGTGTGGTCTTCACCGGCGGCAGGAAccgggaggcgcgcggcggcgcggaagCGAAGCGtggcggaggagcggcagcgcggcggaggagtagcagcgcggcggcggaggagcagcagcgacttgcagcggcggcggcgtgagcgTTGGAGCCTTGGGTGGGCAGGGCACGATGGTGTGCGAGAGAGAAGCAAGGGAAACGAGTGGAGGAGAGCCATCGGTGGAAGAGGATAAAGGATGGGGTGGGCCCCGTCATGTGCTGCCCGGTTTCTCCTGTCCCGCATGGACGCGTGAGTGCGGAGGAGGTGGGGGATCAGAACGCTGTTCCCCCGGGGAAACGTCAGCGTTTCCCATATAAAAAAGAGTCGTTTGAAGCTGATGGCATGTTACTATTAATAGTGTTATGGCCTGaaaataatgttttcaatatttgCCATAAAGGTTAGGTGAATGAGATGAGAACTTGTGGGTTCTTGCGAACGAGCAGACAACACGTGTATACTAGCAGGAATGGGCGCGCTGACAGTGTAATACGTTCATATTGTCAGTAATATTATATTAATTTTTGTAAGACATATCTAGCGAACCTGATTGATGTTGTTAATAATCAGCAGTGGCTTGCTAGATTGCATATATTTTACAACATAAAACTGAGATATACATATGCTTTTAGCAAAGTGTACAATGGTTTGGTTAAAGAAAAAACACGTGTACTATTTTATACAAAATGTGAGGACGCCTAGCTAGTTTTTTCCGGTCAGCCTGCTCTTCTCTCAGCTGAGCCAAGAAAACCATGGTTGAACGTCCAAAAATATGACCACATATACAGGTCATGTGCGATCTAATCTTATTGCACTTGCATTTTGCAAGAGCAACCAATCACTTGAAAGAAGCTCTATATTGAAGATTGGAAGGTCTCACTGCAGATGTATGTTTCTTTTTCTGGAACAGCTaatgaaagtataaagttaatgTGTGATCTTTTGAGCTATTATTACATACAGATAGAACATATTCACCATTTCTAAAAATAGGAACTCGGCAGAAGTACTATCCAATCTTTACCTCTTCCAAGATCATACATTAACTTCTATGTAACAATAATCATATCCGTCGGATGTGGAGACTGAAGCACCCGCAGTTAACGAAGGCAGAATGTGCAAGAGCTATCCAATCCCTTGGTCTGACAGAAGAAAACACATAACCTGCAACAACACCAACATATGTTCGCATGAAACTCACTTAGTTTATTAACACTACAAAAGAATAATAAGTTATTGGGTATTGCTAAGATAAAGAAGCAGGCGAACCAGCCGGAACCCTCTCCAAAGCTGGAGCAAGTTGCCTTCCAAAAGGATTTAGTACTTATGAAACaaattataccctatataaaagctAGACGGTTTAGTGCGTCCTGGTTAATTGGGGCACTGTAGATGCGTAATTTCTGATCGGTTAGTTCCATAGGTCGAGCGACACGTTGCTTCCTCATTTTTCTCTACCGTTCCAGATTATTTTCCTTCGCTTTTTGTTGGAAGGTTGGGTGACCGGCTACCGGCTGAGCGTCATTCTCTCGGTTTCCTCTTCACCAGCGATCAAAGCGGCGCGGGGCAATCTAGAAACTCCCAAAGATTTCCAGTATAATAAATCTCTAATATTCCCAATCTCTGCGACCCATATCCTCCCATGGAGGTCGATGTCTTCCTCCGCTCCTCTCCCTCCTTGGTTGACGAGGGGCGTGCAGAGACAGCCATCGAGCTGCCCTTCTCTCCCATAGCAAGGTAGCCATGGGGCGCCCCTTCTCCCCAGGTGCTGCACGTTTCTCCCCCTCCTGAGTCGGCATCCGGCACGGATGAGTTTGACACCCACATCTTCTTCCCAAGGCGATTAATGGCGTGGAGGAGGACCTGGGCATCCTCTACCCCTCCTGAGGCAATACGGCTATGGGAGGATCCTTCTTTCATGGTAGCGTCCGCCATGGGCGATGACGAGGAGGGATGCCATGGCCGGCACCGCTGAGATCTCCAGGATGAAGCGTCCTGGGGAATCACCTAGGACGCCTCCATGGAGCATTGCCCATGACGATCTGCTTGATTCCATCCCGAACGGTAACAAACCCTAACCCTTCTCCTGCTTCCTCTCCCCCTCTAATCCATCAGTTTTTTCGTTCCTAGAAAGTATACGGACTGGTCGTTTCGTTTCTTGTGATTGGGctgattttttttcctttcctcGGTCCCGTGGTGACAGGCGCTGATCAAGATCGCCTCCAGAAGGAGCTTTGCCGAGCGGCAGGTCGGACGCGTGCCTGCTTCAACGGCTGGAGTTCTCCAACTGACTACTTTTAGTTCTGTAGACATATGTTCTCCTGGCCACCGTATTTTTTTTTATTCCAAGCCCGTCTAGGTTGGGCCACACTTTTCTCTAATTGTCTGGTATGCGATGCTCCCGATTCAAGGTCATAGGAAGTCCATGTTTTGTTCCTCTCTACAAGTGCCATATTTTGCCCTTAAAACAAAGCCAGTGGTGCAAAAGAGGTCAGATTTTGTTTCATTTCAAT includes:
- the LOC124692725 gene encoding LOW QUALITY PROTEIN: inorganic phosphate transporter 2-1, chloroplastic-like (The sequence of the model RefSeq protein was modified relative to this genomic sequence to represent the inferred CDS: inserted 1 base in 1 codon), with translation MSQSSPFFSIARAHARAGGRAAAAALLLHRPAAQLPPSIHCPRRFPLVKVTVSSRLGLPRATLSSFANADDGSSAKPDASEEQNGGSELSEMAKAFHISPRMAISISVVIAFAALTVPLAMRSLIFHGTTKMKVLAYLTLLSGFYMAWNIGANDVANAMGTSVGSGALTLRQAVLTAAVLEFSGAFLMGTHVTSTMQKGILVTSVFQGNDPLLFAGLLSSLAAAGTWLQVASSYGWPVSTTHCIVGAMVGFGLVYGGVNAVFWSSLARVSSSWVISPLMGAAVSFLVYKCIRRFVYSAPNPGQAAAASAPIAVFTGVTAISFAAFPLSKILHIAVLQALACGAIGAIFVSRAIKKQLGDLLSSEAEKIASADNTDVQQGGFDVAGPRGAQLQIVYGVFGYMQVLSACFMSFAHGGNDVSNAIGPLAAALSLLQGVASSAEIVIPTEVLAWGGFGIVAGLTMWGYRVIATIGKKITELTPTXGFAAEFAAASVVLFASKLGLPISATHTLVGAVMGVGFARGLNRVRSETVREIVVSWLITIPVGALLSVFYTLILTKILKYFM